In one Candidatus Planktophila versatilis genomic region, the following are encoded:
- the fusA gene encoding elongation factor G, whose translation MSTSTVEKIDLATVRNIGIMAHIDAGKTTTTERILFYTGISYKIGEVHEGAATMDWMEQEQERGITITSAATTCMWKDHLINIIDTPGHVDFTVEVERSLRVLDGAVAVFDGVAGVEPQSETVWRQADRYSVPRICFINKLDRTGASFDKCVSMIKDRLNAVALVLQLPIGNESDFIGVVDLIAMKALVWRGETKKGEDYAIEEIPADMLDKCKQARAEMLETLAENDDVLMEKFLEGIEVSEEEIIAGIRRATIAAKLSPVLTGSAFKNKGVQPMLDAVNRYLPSPLDIDAIVGTDMNDVTVEMKRQPKNEEPFSALAFKIMTDPHLGKLTFIRVYSGVLETGSTILNSTKNRKERIGKIYQMHANKREERDNVGAGMIVAVMGLKDTTTGETLCDPAKPVILESMDFPAPVISVAIEPKTKGDQEKLGVAIQRLSEEDPTFHVNTDEETGQTIIAGMGELHLEILVDRMRREFKVEANVGKPQVAYRETLRKPVARHDYTHKKQTGGSGQFAKIQIAIEPLPTGQVEGGYEFVNKVTGGRVPREYIPSVDAGCKEAMTAGPLAGYPLTDVRVTLLDGAYHDVDSSELAFKVAGIAAFKEAAKLADPAILEPVMKVEVVTPEDFMGDVIGDLNSRRGQIQAMDERSGARVVRALVPLSEMFGYVGDLRSRTQGRASYSMEFDSYAEVPGNVAKEIIAKVRGE comes from the coding sequence GTGTCAACGTCTACAGTAGAGAAGATCGATTTAGCTACGGTTCGCAACATTGGAATCATGGCTCACATCGACGCGGGCAAAACCACTACTACTGAGCGCATCCTTTTCTACACAGGTATTTCTTACAAGATTGGTGAAGTGCACGAAGGTGCAGCAACCATGGACTGGATGGAGCAGGAACAAGAGCGCGGTATCACTATCACCTCTGCTGCAACAACTTGTATGTGGAAAGACCATCTCATTAACATCATTGATACACCAGGCCACGTTGACTTCACAGTTGAGGTAGAGCGTTCACTTCGTGTACTAGATGGCGCAGTTGCAGTATTCGATGGCGTTGCTGGTGTTGAACCACAATCTGAAACAGTATGGCGCCAGGCAGATCGTTATTCAGTTCCACGTATTTGTTTCATTAACAAGCTAGACCGCACAGGTGCTTCATTTGATAAGTGCGTAAGCATGATCAAGGATCGCCTAAATGCAGTAGCCCTCGTTCTTCAACTTCCTATCGGTAACGAATCAGATTTCATTGGTGTAGTTGACCTGATTGCTATGAAGGCACTCGTATGGCGCGGAGAAACTAAAAAGGGCGAAGATTACGCAATCGAAGAGATTCCAGCTGACATGCTCGATAAGTGTAAGCAAGCTCGCGCAGAGATGCTCGAAACTCTTGCCGAAAATGATGATGTTCTCATGGAGAAGTTCCTTGAAGGAATTGAAGTTTCAGAAGAAGAAATCATCGCCGGTATCCGCCGCGCAACAATCGCTGCCAAGCTTTCACCAGTTCTTACCGGTTCTGCATTTAAGAACAAGGGTGTTCAGCCAATGCTTGACGCTGTAAATCGCTACCTCCCATCACCACTTGATATCGATGCAATCGTCGGTACAGATATGAACGATGTGACAGTTGAGATGAAGCGCCAGCCTAAGAATGAAGAACCATTCTCAGCCCTAGCTTTTAAAATCATGACAGATCCACACCTTGGAAAACTTACATTTATCCGTGTTTACTCAGGCGTTCTTGAGACAGGATCAACAATCCTTAACTCAACAAAGAACCGCAAAGAGCGCATCGGAAAGATCTACCAGATGCACGCCAACAAGCGCGAAGAGCGTGACAATGTTGGCGCCGGAATGATTGTTGCTGTGATGGGTCTTAAGGACACCACAACAGGTGAAACTCTCTGTGATCCAGCAAAGCCAGTAATCCTGGAATCAATGGACTTCCCAGCACCAGTTATCTCGGTTGCGATTGAGCCAAAGACAAAGGGTGACCAAGAGAAACTTGGCGTTGCTATTCAGCGTCTATCTGAAGAAGATCCAACATTCCACGTTAATACTGACGAAGAGACCGGCCAGACAATCATCGCTGGTATGGGTGAACTTCACCTTGAAATCTTGGTCGATCGTATGCGTCGTGAATTTAAGGTTGAAGCAAACGTTGGTAAGCCACAGGTTGCATACCGCGAAACACTTCGTAAGCCAGTTGCACGCCATGACTACACACACAAGAAGCAGACCGGTGGTTCTGGACAGTTTGCAAAGATTCAGATTGCTATCGAGCCACTTCCAACAGGTCAGGTTGAAGGCGGATATGAATTCGTTAATAAGGTCACTGGAGGCCGCGTTCCACGCGAGTACATCCCTTCAGTTGATGCAGGATGTAAGGAAGCGATGACAGCAGGACCACTTGCTGGATATCCACTTACAGATGTACGAGTAACTCTTCTTGACGGCGCGTATCACGATGTTGACTCATCGGAGCTCGCATTCAAGGTGGCTGGTATCGCAGCATTTAAGGAAGCAGCAAAACTTGCTGATCCTGCAATTCTCGAGCCAGTGATGAAAGTCGAAGTTGTTACCCCTGAAGACTTCATGGGTGATGTCATCGGCGATCTCAATAGTCGTCGTGGCCAAATCCAGGCCATGGATGAGCGGTCAGGTGCCCGCGTTGTTAGGGCGCTAGTTCCGTTGTCGGAGATGTTCGGTTATGTCGGAGATCTCCGCTCCAGAACACAAGGTCGCGCGAGCTACAGCATGGAATTCGACAGTTATGCCGAAGTTCCAGGAAACGTCGCAAAGGAAATCATTGCGAAAGTTCGCGGCGAATAA
- the rpsG gene encoding 30S ribosomal protein S7, protein MPRKGPVVKTPVVADPVYNSPVVTALINRVLLHGKRSTAEAIVYNALEGTRKKTEVDPLITLKRALENIKPAVEVRSRRVGGATYQVPIEVKASRSSTLALRWLVDYSRDRREKSMSERLQNELIDAANGLGAAVKRREDTHKMAEANKAFAHYRW, encoded by the coding sequence ATGCCACGTAAAGGTCCCGTAGTAAAGACTCCTGTAGTTGCTGATCCTGTTTACAACTCACCAGTTGTAACTGCACTTATCAACCGTGTACTTCTTCACGGCAAGCGCTCAACAGCTGAAGCAATTGTTTACAACGCACTAGAAGGCACACGCAAGAAGACTGAAGTTGATCCACTGATCACACTGAAGCGCGCACTTGAGAACATCAAGCCTGCTGTTGAAGTTCGATCACGCCGTGTTGGTGGAGCTACCTACCAGGTGCCAATTGAAGTGAAGGCTTCACGCTCTTCAACTCTTGCACTTCGCTGGTTAGTTGACTACTCACGCGATCGTCGCGAGAAGTCAATGTCAGAGCGTCTTCAGAATGAACTTATCGATGCCGCAAATGGTCTTGGAGCAGCTGTAAAGCGCCGCGAAGATACCCACAAAATGGCGGAAGCAAACAAGGCGTTTGCTCACTACCGCTGGTAA
- the rpsL gene encoding 30S ribosomal protein S12, with protein sequence MPTIQQLVRRGRAEKTTKTSTPALKGSPQRRGVCTRVYTTTPKKPNSALRKVARVRLTSGMEITAYIPGEGHNLQEHSIVLVRGGRVKDLPGVRYKIIRGSLDTQGVKNRKQSRSRYGAKREKKAS encoded by the coding sequence GTGCCAACAATTCAGCAGCTAGTGCGTCGTGGTCGTGCAGAAAAGACTACGAAGACATCAACACCTGCGCTTAAGGGTTCCCCTCAGCGACGTGGTGTGTGCACACGTGTTTACACAACAACACCTAAGAAGCCTAACTCTGCGCTTCGCAAGGTTGCACGTGTTCGTCTTACTAGCGGAATGGAAATCACTGCATACATCCCAGGTGAAGGTCACAACCTACAAGAGCACTCCATTGTTCTTGTTCGCGGAGGCCGCGTAAAAGATCTTCCTGGTGTTCGTTACAAAATTATTCGTGGATCACTAGATACACAAGGTGTTAAGAACCGTAAGCAATCTCGTTCACGTTACGGTGCTAAGAGAGAGAAGAAGGCTAGCTAA
- a CDS encoding DNA-directed RNA polymerase subunit beta' has product MLDVNFFDELRIGLASAQNIRDWSFGEVKKPETINYRTLKPEKDGLFDEKIFGPTRDWECYCGKYKRVRFKGIICERCGVEVTRAKVRRERMGHIELAAPVTHIWYFKGVPSRLGYLLDLAPKDLEKVIYFAAYMITEVDAEAREEDMPQLEKKLANDRKKIETKRDVDVDTRTKKLEADIAELEAEDAKSDVKRKVRESAERELKAIRERAERELTRLEDVWSRFKNLKVQDLEGDENLYREMRDRYGMYFKGDMGAAAIKKRLETFDLETEHAMLTDLSENGKGAKKTRAIKRLKVVNAFMTTSNHPASMVLDAVPVIPPDLRPMVQLDGGRFATSDLNDLYRRVINRNNRLKRLADLGAPEIIVNNEKRMLQEAVDALFDNGRRGRPVTGPGNRALKSLSDMLKGKQGRFRQNLLGKRVDYSGRSVIVVGPQLKLHQCGLPKQMALELFKPFVMKRLVDLNHAQNIKSAKRMVERARPVVWDVLEEVIAEHPVLLNRAPTLHRLGIQAFEPQLVEGKAIQIHPLVCTAFNADFDGDQMAVHLPLSAEAQAEARILMLSSNNILSPANGRPITSPTQDMVLGLYYLTMDREGVLGEGRAFGSIAEAIMAHDQHSVSLQAKVKIRVKGETLETTIGRALFNEALPEQFPFVDHDVTKKALGAIVDKLAEFYPKVTVAQTLDALKSLGFHWATRAGVTIGIEDVVTPPRKREILESYETQADKVQSQYEKGLITDDERRQELIEIWTKATAEVGKEMEENFPRLNPVWMMVFSGARGNMMQIRQIAGMRGLVANPKGEIIPRPIKSNFREGLSVLEYFISTHGARKGLADTALRTADSGYLTRRLCDVAQDVIIREEDCGTDRGLVLPIATRIEAGSLVKHDHVETSVYGRTLAEDITVNGEVIAQAGADLGDRNIDALVAAGVDEVKIRSVLTCDSKVGQCAACYGRSLAAGQLVAVGEAVGIIAAQSIGEPGTQLTMRTFHTGGVAGDDITHGLPRIVELFEARTPKGVAPIAEAAGVVSFREDAKGKKIIVTPDDGGEEVAYPITRRQKLLVEEGTRVEVGQKMVVGAIDPKQVLRILGPRATQVHLVNEIQSVYRSQGVGIHDKHIEVIVRQMLKRITVLEAGDTEMLPGELVERGRFEAENRRVVTTGAKAASGRPELMGITKASLATESWLSAASFQETTRVLTDAALSEKSDPLLGLKENVIIGKLIPAGTGLARYRNIRVEPTEEAKAAVYAAYDEYDFTPFDQQGSGEAVRLDEVEIPR; this is encoded by the coding sequence ATGTTAGATGTCAACTTCTTTGATGAACTACGAATCGGTCTTGCATCGGCTCAAAATATTCGTGATTGGTCTTTTGGCGAAGTAAAGAAGCCAGAGACAATCAACTACCGCACACTCAAGCCCGAGAAGGACGGACTCTTCGACGAGAAGATCTTCGGACCAACTCGTGACTGGGAATGTTATTGCGGTAAGTACAAGCGCGTTCGATTTAAGGGAATCATCTGCGAGCGTTGCGGTGTTGAAGTAACACGCGCAAAGGTTCGCCGCGAACGTATGGGTCACATCGAGCTTGCTGCTCCTGTTACTCACATCTGGTACTTCAAGGGTGTTCCATCACGCCTTGGCTACCTACTTGACCTTGCACCTAAGGATCTCGAGAAGGTTATCTATTTCGCTGCGTACATGATCACAGAAGTTGATGCTGAAGCTCGCGAAGAAGATATGCCACAGCTTGAGAAGAAGTTGGCCAATGATCGCAAGAAGATCGAAACAAAGCGCGATGTTGATGTCGATACTCGCACCAAGAAGCTTGAGGCAGATATTGCTGAACTCGAAGCCGAAGATGCGAAGTCAGATGTGAAGCGCAAGGTTCGTGAATCTGCAGAGCGCGAGCTCAAGGCAATCCGTGAACGCGCAGAGCGCGAACTCACCCGCCTAGAAGATGTCTGGTCACGCTTTAAGAACCTCAAGGTTCAAGATCTCGAAGGTGATGAGAATCTTTACCGCGAAATGCGTGATCGCTATGGCATGTATTTCAAGGGAGATATGGGAGCTGCTGCAATTAAGAAGCGCCTGGAAACTTTCGACCTTGAGACAGAGCATGCAATGCTCACTGACCTTTCCGAGAACGGCAAGGGTGCGAAGAAGACTCGTGCTATCAAGCGTCTGAAAGTTGTTAATGCATTTATGACAACGAGCAACCACCCAGCATCAATGGTTCTCGATGCGGTACCGGTCATACCACCTGATCTGCGCCCAATGGTTCAGCTAGATGGTGGACGCTTTGCGACTTCAGATCTAAACGATCTCTATCGCCGCGTTATTAACCGTAACAATCGTTTGAAGCGCCTTGCTGATCTTGGTGCTCCAGAAATTATCGTGAATAACGAAAAGCGTATGTTGCAGGAAGCTGTAGATGCGTTGTTCGATAACGGTCGTCGTGGTCGTCCAGTTACTGGCCCAGGAAACCGTGCACTGAAGTCACTGTCAGACATGCTTAAGGGCAAGCAAGGACGTTTCCGTCAGAACTTGCTCGGAAAGCGCGTTGACTACTCAGGTCGTTCCGTAATCGTTGTTGGTCCACAGCTGAAGTTGCACCAGTGCGGTCTGCCAAAGCAGATGGCGCTAGAACTCTTCAAACCATTCGTAATGAAGCGTCTAGTAGACCTTAACCACGCGCAGAACATTAAATCTGCAAAGCGCATGGTTGAACGTGCTCGTCCAGTTGTATGGGATGTTCTTGAAGAAGTTATTGCAGAACATCCAGTGCTTCTGAACCGCGCTCCTACACTTCACCGTTTAGGTATCCAAGCATTTGAACCACAGCTGGTTGAAGGTAAGGCAATTCAGATTCACCCACTCGTTTGTACAGCATTTAACGCTGACTTCGACGGTGACCAGATGGCTGTCCACCTTCCATTATCTGCCGAAGCTCAGGCTGAAGCACGTATCTTGATGTTGTCATCAAATAACATCTTGTCACCAGCAAATGGTCGCCCAATTACATCTCCTACCCAGGACATGGTTCTTGGTCTCTACTACTTAACAATGGATCGCGAAGGCGTACTTGGCGAAGGCCGTGCATTCGGTTCCATCGCTGAAGCGATCATGGCTCATGATCAGCACTCAGTTTCATTGCAAGCAAAGGTAAAGATTCGCGTTAAGGGAGAAACTCTTGAGACAACGATCGGCCGTGCCCTCTTTAATGAGGCGCTACCTGAGCAATTCCCATTCGTTGATCACGATGTAACTAAGAAAGCACTCGGCGCAATCGTCGACAAGCTGGCTGAGTTCTATCCAAAGGTCACCGTGGCACAGACACTCGATGCGCTTAAGTCACTCGGTTTCCACTGGGCAACTCGCGCTGGTGTAACAATCGGTATCGAAGATGTTGTCACACCTCCTCGTAAGCGTGAAATCCTAGAAAGCTATGAAACACAAGCCGACAAGGTTCAATCACAGTACGAAAAGGGACTCATCACAGATGACGAGCGTCGCCAAGAACTCATTGAGATCTGGACCAAGGCAACAGCTGAAGTAGGTAAAGAGATGGAAGAGAACTTCCCTCGTCTAAACCCAGTCTGGATGATGGTCTTCTCAGGTGCTCGTGGAAATATGATGCAGATTCGTCAGATTGCAGGTATGCGCGGACTTGTTGCAAACCCAAAGGGTGAAATTATTCCTCGCCCAATTAAGTCCAACTTCCGTGAAGGCCTCTCTGTTCTCGAGTACTTCATCTCAACCCACGGTGCACGTAAGGGTCTTGCAGATACAGCGCTTCGTACCGCTGACTCTGGTTACCTCACACGTCGTCTGTGCGATGTTGCTCAAGATGTCATCATTCGCGAAGAAGATTGCGGAACTGATCGTGGTCTCGTACTTCCAATCGCTACTCGCATTGAAGCTGGCAGCCTGGTTAAGCATGATCACGTTGAAACTTCTGTCTATGGCCGCACATTGGCTGAAGACATTACTGTCAACGGTGAGGTCATTGCCCAAGCCGGTGCCGACCTTGGCGATCGCAACATTGATGCACTCGTTGCTGCTGGAGTAGATGAAGTAAAGATTCGCTCAGTTCTTACTTGCGATAGCAAGGTCGGACAGTGCGCAGCTTGCTATGGTCGCTCCCTTGCTGCAGGTCAACTCGTTGCAGTCGGTGAAGCAGTCGGAATTATCGCAGCGCAGTCAATCGGTGAACCAGGAACGCAGCTCACAATGCGTACCTTCCACACCGGTGGTGTTGCTGGTGATGACATCACTCACGGTCTTCCACGTATCGTCGAGCTCTTTGAAGCGCGTACACCTAAGGGTGTTGCGCCAATCGCAGAAGCTGCTGGCGTTGTCTCATTCCGAGAAGATGCAAAGGGTAAGAAGATCATCGTGACACCAGATGATGGTGGCGAAGAAGTTGCTTACCCAATCACACGCCGTCAGAAGCTACTTGTAGAAGAAGGAACACGCGTTGAAGTTGGCCAGAAGATGGTCGTCGGCGCAATTGATCCTAAGCAGGTACTTCGTATCCTCGGACCACGTGCAACTCAAGTTCACTTGGTGAACGAGATCCAATCTGTTTATCGCTCACAGGGCGTAGGCATTCACGATAAGCACATCGAAGTTATTGTTCGCCAAATGCTCAAGCGCATTACTGTGCTTGAAGCTGGCGATACTGAAATGCTTCCAGGTGAACTCGTTGAACGCGGTCGCTTTGAAGCTGAAAACCGTCGCGTTGTGACAACTGGTGCTAAGGCTGCATCTGGTCGCCCAGAACTTATGGGTATCACCAAGGCATCCCTTGCAACTGAGTCATGGTTGTCAGCGGCTTCATTCCAGGAAACAACTCGCGTACTAACTGATGCCGCACTCTCTGAGAAGTCTGATCCACTCTTGGGTCTGAAGGAGAACGTCATCATCGGTAAGTTGATCCCTGCTGGAACAGGCCTTGCCCGTTACCGCAACATCCGCGTTGAACCTACTGAAGAAGCGAAGGCAGCGGTCTATGCAGCCTACGACGAGTACGACTTCACTCCATTTGATCAGCAAGGATCAGGAGAAGCAGTACGTCTTGATGAGGTAGAAATTCCTCGCTAA
- the rpoB gene encoding DNA-directed RNA polymerase subunit beta, producing MAAKKSSTAPRRISFAKIREPLEVPNLLALQVESVDWLLGNDLWRARLAQSTNTNRGELPSKSGLEEIFEEISPIEDFQGTMSLSFRDHRFEPPKHSIADCKERDMTYAQPLFVTAEFTNNETGEIKSQTVFMGDFPVMTPRGTFVINGTERVVVSQIVRSPGVYFERQIEKTSDKDVFTSKIIPSRGAWLEFEVDKKDLVGVRIDRKRKQSVTVFLKALGWTDEQIREEFGDFASMMATLDKDTVKTQDEALLDIYRKMRPGEPPTKEAAQNLIENLYFNPKRYDLAKVGRFKVNKKLGLDLELSQSMLTISDIVATLRYLVALHRGDLTMDYGREVRVEKDDIDHFGNRRLRTVGELIQNQVRIGLSRMERVVRERMTTQDVEAITPQTLINIRPVVASIKEFFGTSQLSQFMDQTNPLSGLTHKRRLSALGPGGLSRDRAGFEVRDVHPSHYGRMCPIETPEGPNIGLIGSLATYGRVTAFGFIETPYRKVVKGKVTDQVDYLTADEEDEHIIAQANAPLTDDNHFAEARVLVRRRGGEVEYIIADEVDYMDVSPRQMVSVATAMIPFLEHDDANRALMGSNMMRQSVPLMRAEAPFIGTGMEFRAAVDAGDVVMATKAGVVTEVAADEVKVMGDDGTYQTYSLAKFTRSNQGTSYNQKVVVTEGQKLEVGSVIADGPCTENGEMALGKNLLVAFMSWEGHNYEDAIILSQRLVQDDVLTSIHIEEYEVDARDTKLGAEEITRDIPNVSEEVLADLDERGIIRVGADVVPGDILVGKVTPKGETELTPEERLLRAIFGEKAREVRDTSLKVPHGESGKVIGVKIFESEEGFELAAGVNQLVRVYVAQKRKIQDGDKLAGRHGNKGVISKILPVEDMPFLEDGTPVDVVLNPLGVPGRMNVGQVLEMHLGWVAKTGWDVSGVSEAWADHLKEIGAEKGAPGTNLATPVFDGALEDEISGLLSSTLANRDGNQLIGRSGKARLFDGRSGEPYPTPISVGYMYILKLHHLVDDKIHARSTGPYSMITQQPLGGKAQFGGQRFGEMEVWALEAYGAAYTLQELLTIKSDDVLGRVKVYEAIVKGENIPEPGIPESFKVLIKEMQSLCLNVEVLSSEGVAIEMRDNDEEIFRAAEELGINLSRVEPSSVEEI from the coding sequence TTGGCCGCGAAAAAGAGTTCAACTGCCCCCCGTCGTATTTCGTTCGCAAAGATCCGTGAACCGCTAGAAGTTCCTAATCTGCTCGCGCTGCAAGTTGAAAGCGTTGACTGGTTACTAGGAAACGATCTATGGCGAGCACGTCTTGCACAATCAACTAACACAAATCGAGGAGAACTTCCTTCGAAGTCCGGTTTGGAAGAAATCTTTGAAGAGATTTCACCAATCGAAGATTTCCAAGGAACGATGTCACTTTCATTCCGTGACCATCGCTTCGAGCCACCTAAGCATTCAATTGCTGATTGCAAAGAGCGCGACATGACATATGCGCAGCCACTCTTTGTGACTGCAGAATTTACAAATAACGAGACCGGCGAAATTAAGTCTCAGACAGTCTTCATGGGCGACTTCCCGGTCATGACACCACGCGGAACATTCGTTATTAACGGAACCGAGCGCGTTGTTGTTTCACAGATCGTTCGCTCACCTGGCGTGTACTTCGAACGTCAGATTGAAAAGACTTCAGATAAAGATGTATTTACTTCAAAGATTATTCCTAGCCGCGGTGCTTGGCTTGAATTTGAAGTTGATAAGAAAGATCTCGTTGGCGTTCGTATCGACCGCAAGCGTAAGCAATCTGTCACAGTATTCCTTAAGGCCCTTGGTTGGACCGATGAACAAATTCGTGAAGAGTTTGGTGACTTCGCTTCCATGATGGCAACACTTGATAAGGACACTGTTAAGACTCAAGATGAAGCACTTCTTGATATCTATCGCAAGATGCGTCCAGGTGAGCCTCCAACTAAGGAAGCGGCACAGAACCTTATTGAAAACCTTTACTTCAACCCTAAGCGTTATGACTTGGCTAAGGTCGGTCGCTTTAAGGTTAATAAGAAGCTCGGTCTTGACCTTGAGCTATCACAGAGCATGCTCACCATTTCAGATATCGTGGCAACACTTCGCTACCTCGTAGCGCTGCACCGCGGAGATCTCACAATGGATTACGGCCGCGAAGTTCGCGTGGAGAAAGACGATATCGATCACTTCGGTAACCGTCGTCTTCGCACAGTAGGCGAGCTCATTCAGAACCAAGTACGTATCGGACTCTCACGTATGGAACGTGTTGTTCGCGAACGTATGACAACCCAAGATGTGGAAGCAATTACTCCTCAGACTTTGATCAACATCCGTCCGGTTGTTGCATCAATCAAGGAGTTCTTCGGAACATCTCAGTTGTCACAGTTTATGGATCAGACAAACCCACTTTCAGGTCTCACACACAAGCGTCGTCTTTCAGCCCTCGGGCCCGGTGGTCTCTCACGTGATCGTGCCGGCTTTGAAGTGCGTGACGTTCACCCATCTCACTACGGACGTATGTGTCCAATCGAAACTCCAGAAGGACCAAACATCGGTCTTATCGGTTCCCTTGCGACATATGGTCGCGTTACCGCGTTCGGTTTTATCGAAACTCCTTATCGCAAAGTTGTAAAGGGCAAGGTCACCGATCAGGTTGACTACCTCACAGCTGATGAAGAAGACGAGCACATCATTGCTCAGGCAAATGCGCCATTGACAGATGACAATCACTTCGCAGAAGCACGCGTACTTGTACGTCGTCGCGGTGGCGAAGTTGAATACATCATCGCTGATGAAGTGGATTACATGGACGTTTCACCACGTCAGATGGTTTCTGTTGCAACAGCAATGATTCCGTTCCTCGAGCACGATGATGCAAACCGCGCACTCATGGGTTCTAACATGATGCGTCAGTCAGTTCCGTTGATGCGTGCAGAAGCACCATTTATCGGTACTGGTATGGAATTTCGCGCAGCTGTCGATGCCGGTGACGTAGTCATGGCAACAAAGGCTGGCGTTGTAACTGAAGTTGCTGCTGACGAAGTTAAGGTCATGGGCGATGACGGTACCTACCAAACATATTCACTTGCTAAGTTCACTCGCTCTAACCAAGGTACTTCTTACAACCAGAAGGTTGTAGTTACTGAAGGTCAGAAGCTTGAAGTTGGTTCAGTAATCGCCGATGGTCCATGTACCGAAAACGGTGAAATGGCTCTTGGTAAGAACCTACTCGTGGCATTTATGTCATGGGAAGGCCACAACTACGAAGATGCGATCATTCTTTCGCAGCGCCTAGTGCAAGACGATGTACTGACCTCAATTCACATTGAAGAGTATGAAGTCGATGCCCGCGATACCAAGCTTGGTGCCGAAGAAATCACACGCGATATCCCTAACGTCTCTGAAGAAGTTCTGGCAGATCTCGATGAGCGCGGAATCATCCGCGTTGGCGCCGATGTTGTGCCAGGCGATATCTTGGTTGGAAAGGTAACTCCTAAGGGAGAAACTGAACTCACACCAGAAGAGCGTCTACTTCGTGCAATCTTTGGTGAGAAGGCTCGCGAAGTTCGCGATACATCTCTTAAGGTTCCACACGGTGAATCAGGAAAAGTTATCGGCGTAAAGATCTTTGAATCAGAAGAAGGCTTCGAGCTTGCAGCTGGCGTTAACCAATTGGTTCGCGTTTATGTTGCGCAGAAGCGCAAGATTCAAGATGGTGACAAGCTTGCTGGTCGCCACGGTAACAAGGGTGTTATTTCAAAGATCCTTCCAGTGGAAGATATGCCATTCCTTGAAGATGGAACTCCAGTTGATGTTGTCTTGAACCCACTTGGTGTTCCAGGACGTATGAACGTCGGACAGGTTCTTGAAATGCACCTCGGTTGGGTGGCAAAGACAGGTTGGGATGTTTCCGGAGTCTCTGAAGCATGGGCAGATCACCTCAAGGAGATCGGCGCCGAAAAGGGAGCACCAGGAACAAACCTGGCAACACCGGTATTCGATGGTGCACTTGAAGATGAAATCTCAGGTCTGCTTTCATCAACACTTGCAAACCGCGATGGCAACCAACTTATTGGTCGTTCCGGCAAAGCCCGTCTCTTTGACGGTCGTTCTGGCGAGCCATACCCAACTCCAATTTCAGTTGGATATATGTATATCTTGAAGCTGCACCACTTGGTCGATGACAAGATTCACGCACGTTCAACTGGTCCATACTCAATGATCACTCAGCAACCACTTGGTGGTAAGGCTCAATTCGGTGGTCAGCGATTTGGTGAAATGGAAGTGTGGGCACTTGAAGCTTACGGCGCCGCATACACACTCCAAGAGTTGCTCACTATTAAATCTGACGATGTTCTCGGACGCGTCAAGGTTTACGAAGCCATTGTGAAGGGCGAGAACATTCCAGAACCAGGCATCCCAGAATCATTTAAGGTGCTTATCAAGGAAATGCAATCACTCTGCCTCAATGTCGAAGTCCTCTCTTCAGAAGGTGTCGCAATTGAAATGCGCGATAACGATGAAGAGATTTTCCGTGCCGCCGAAGAACTAGGTATCAACTTGTCACGAGTTGAGCCAAGCTCAGTAGAAGAAATTTAA
- the rplL gene encoding 50S ribosomal protein L7/L12, which translates to MAKLSQADLMTQFKEMSLVELSEFVKAFETEFDVTAAAPVAAAGGGAAAGGGAAEAQDEFTVILEAAGGQKIAVIKEVRNLNSALGLKEAKDLVDATPATLLEKVNKETADKAKAALEAAGATVTVK; encoded by the coding sequence ATGGCAAAGCTCTCACAAGCAGATTTAATGACTCAGTTCAAGGAAATGTCACTTGTTGAACTCTCAGAGTTCGTCAAGGCATTTGAAACAGAGTTCGATGTAACAGCAGCAGCACCAGTTGCAGCAGCAGGTGGCGGCGCAGCAGCAGGTGGCGGCGCAGCAGAAGCACAAGATGAATTCACAGTCATCCTTGAAGCAGCAGGCGGACAGAAGATTGCTGTTATCAAGGAAGTACGTAACCTGAACTCAGCACTTGGTCTTAAGGAAGCAAAAGATCTAGTTGATGCAACTCCAGCAACCCTTCTTGAGAAGGTAAATAAGGAGACAGCAGATAAGGCAAAGGCAGCCCTCGAGGCAGCTGGCGCAACGGTCACTGTTAAGTAA